One Pagrus major chromosome 11, Pma_NU_1.0 genomic region harbors:
- the atg4b gene encoding cysteine protease ATG4B isoform X1 — translation MDAATLTYDTLRFAEFEDFPETSEPVWILGKQYNALKEKEDILSDVTSRLWLTYRKNFPPIGGTGPTSDTGWGCMLRCGQMILGEALVCRHLGRDWRWARDKKQREEYISILNAFIDKKDSYYSIHQIAQMGVGEGKPIGQWYGPNTVAQVLKKLAVFDTWSRLVVHVAMDNTVVIEEIKRLCMPWLDIAGAYAEPEGAGELNGCLEGACALAEEETALWKPLVLLIPLRLGLSDINEAYIETLKQCFMLPQSLGVIGGKPNSAHYFIGYVGEELIYLDPHTTQPAVEPCEDGQVPDETYHCQHPPCRMHICELDPSIAAGFFCRTEDEFDDWCMRIRRLSCNRGGLPMFELVDSQPSHMVSVDALNLTPDAHFTDFSDSDRLERFFDSEDEEFEILSL, via the exons ATGGATGCAG CTACCTTGACATACGACACACTTCGGTTTGCCGAGTTTGAAGATTTTCCTGAGACCTCAGAGCCTGTGTGGATCTTAGGAAAACAATACAATGCACTCAAAG AGAAAGAAGATATTTTATCAGATGTCACTTCACGACTGTGGCTCACATACAGAAAAAACTTCCCACCAATTG GTGGGACAGGGCCGACATCAGATACAGGATGGGGGTGTATGTTGCGATGCGGCCAGATGATCCTCGGCGAGGCCTTGGTGTGCAGACATTTAGGCAGAG ACTGGAGATGGGCCAGAGacaagaaacaaagagaagagtACATCAGTATTCTCAACGCCTTCATTGACAAAAAAGACAGCTATTATTCCATCCATCAGATCG CCCAAATGGGAGTCGGAGAGGGAAAGCCTATAGGCCAGTGGTATGGACCAAACACAGTTGCCCAGGTTCTAAA GAAGCTGGCCGTGTTTGATACGTGGAGCAGATTAGTGGTGCACGTGGCGATGGACAACACCGTGGTCATCGAGGAGATCA AGCGTCTCTGTATGCCCTGGTTGGACATCGCAGGAGCCTACGCCGAACCAGAGGGAGCGGGTGAACTCAACGGCTGCCTGGAGGGCGCATGTGCCCTGGCTGAGGAGGAGACGGCTCTCTGGAAACCTCTGGTCCTGCTCATCCCCCTCAGGCTGGGCCTGAGTGATATAAACGAGGCCTACATTGAAACCCTCAAG CAATGCTTCATGCTGCCTCAGTCCCTGGGTGTTATTGGGGGAAAACCCAACAGTGCCCATTACTTCATTGGTTATGTCG gAGAGGAACTCATCTATTTAGACCCACACACCACTCAGCCTGCAGTTGAGCCATGTGAAGATGGCCAGGTCCCCGATGAGACGTACCATTGTCAGCACCCACCCTGTCGCATGCACATCTGTGAACTGGACCCATCCATTGCAGCG GGTTTCTTCTGCAGAACAGAGGACGAGTTTGATGACTGGTGTATGCGCATAAGAAGG CTGTCCTGCAACAGAGGAGGCCTGCCCATGTTTGAACTAGTCGACAGTCAGCCCTCTCACATGGTCAGCGTGGATGCCCTTAACCTTACTCC TGACGCTCACTTCACAGATTTCTCGGACTCAGACAGGTTGGAGCGGTTCTTTGATTCAGAAGATGAAGAGTTTGAGATCCTTTCCCTGTGA
- the atg4b gene encoding cysteine protease ATG4B isoform X2 has protein sequence MDAATLTYDTLRFAEFEDFPETSEPVWILGKQYNALKEKEDILSDVTSRLWLTYRKNFPPIGGTGPTSDTGWGCMLRCGQMILGEALVCRHLGRDWRWARDKKQREEYISILNAFIDKKDSYYSIHQIAQMGVGEGKPIGQWYGPNTVAQVLKKLAVFDTWSRLVVHVAMDNTVVIEEIKRLCMPWLDIAGAYAEPEGAGELNGCLEGACALAEEETALWKPLVLLIPLRLGLSDINEAYIETLKQCFMLPQSLGVIGGKPNSAHYFIGYVGEELIYLDPHTTQPAVEPCEDGQVPDETYHCQHPPCRMHICELDPSIAAGFFCRTEDEFDDWCMRIRRLSCNRGGLPMFELVDSQPSHMVSVDALNLTPDFSDSDRLERFFDSEDEEFEILSL, from the exons ATGGATGCAG CTACCTTGACATACGACACACTTCGGTTTGCCGAGTTTGAAGATTTTCCTGAGACCTCAGAGCCTGTGTGGATCTTAGGAAAACAATACAATGCACTCAAAG AGAAAGAAGATATTTTATCAGATGTCACTTCACGACTGTGGCTCACATACAGAAAAAACTTCCCACCAATTG GTGGGACAGGGCCGACATCAGATACAGGATGGGGGTGTATGTTGCGATGCGGCCAGATGATCCTCGGCGAGGCCTTGGTGTGCAGACATTTAGGCAGAG ACTGGAGATGGGCCAGAGacaagaaacaaagagaagagtACATCAGTATTCTCAACGCCTTCATTGACAAAAAAGACAGCTATTATTCCATCCATCAGATCG CCCAAATGGGAGTCGGAGAGGGAAAGCCTATAGGCCAGTGGTATGGACCAAACACAGTTGCCCAGGTTCTAAA GAAGCTGGCCGTGTTTGATACGTGGAGCAGATTAGTGGTGCACGTGGCGATGGACAACACCGTGGTCATCGAGGAGATCA AGCGTCTCTGTATGCCCTGGTTGGACATCGCAGGAGCCTACGCCGAACCAGAGGGAGCGGGTGAACTCAACGGCTGCCTGGAGGGCGCATGTGCCCTGGCTGAGGAGGAGACGGCTCTCTGGAAACCTCTGGTCCTGCTCATCCCCCTCAGGCTGGGCCTGAGTGATATAAACGAGGCCTACATTGAAACCCTCAAG CAATGCTTCATGCTGCCTCAGTCCCTGGGTGTTATTGGGGGAAAACCCAACAGTGCCCATTACTTCATTGGTTATGTCG gAGAGGAACTCATCTATTTAGACCCACACACCACTCAGCCTGCAGTTGAGCCATGTGAAGATGGCCAGGTCCCCGATGAGACGTACCATTGTCAGCACCCACCCTGTCGCATGCACATCTGTGAACTGGACCCATCCATTGCAGCG GGTTTCTTCTGCAGAACAGAGGACGAGTTTGATGACTGGTGTATGCGCATAAGAAGG CTGTCCTGCAACAGAGGAGGCCTGCCCATGTTTGAACTAGTCGACAGTCAGCCCTCTCACATGGTCAGCGTGGATGCCCTTAACCTTACTCCTG ATTTCTCGGACTCAGACAGGTTGGAGCGGTTCTTTGATTCAGAAGATGAAGAGTTTGAGATCCTTTCCCTGTGA
- the dtymk gene encoding thymidylate kinase codes for MACKRGALIVLEGVDKAGKTTQCKKLVQALQQSGRPAEMMRFPDRTTIIGQQISSYLEKKSDLEDHAVHLLFSANRWELVPLMKRKLEQGITLVVDRYAFSGVAFTSAKPGFSLDWCKKPDVGLPKPDLVMFLQLSPAEAALRGQFGEERYETSVFQRAVQQKFEQLMKDPSVNWQVIDAAQSVDDVHKDMKNHSLNAVNKALNVPLGELWK; via the exons ATGGCGTGTAAACGAGGAGCGCTCATCGTGCTGGAGGGAGTAGACAAGGCCGGCAAGACGACGCAGTGCAAGAAGCTGGTCCAGGCGCTACAACAGAGCGGCCGACCCGCGGAGATGATGAGGTTTCCCG ACAGGACCACGATAATCGGACAGCAGATCAGCTCCTACCTGGAGAAGAAAAGCGACCTGGAGGACCACGCAGTGCACCTGCTGTTCTCCGCCAACCGCTGGGAGCTGGT GCCTTTAATGAagaggaagctggagcaggGCATCACCCTGGTGGTAGATCGGTACGCCTTCTCTGGAGTTGCTTTCACCAGTGCCAAGCCA GGTTTCAGTCTGGACTGGTGCAAGAAACCAGATGTGGGCCTGCCGAAGCCTGACCTTGTTATGTTCCTGCAGCTCAGTCCAGCTGAGGCTGCTCTGAGAGGTCAGTTTGGAGAGGAGAGATATGAGACCAGTGTTTTCCAAAGAGCGGTGCAACAGAAATTTGAACAACTGATGAAGGATCCTTCAGTCAACTGGCAG GTCATAGATGCTGCTCAGAGTGTTGACGACGTGCACAAGGACATGAAAAACCACAGCCTTAATGCTGTCAACAAAGCACTGAACGTGCCTCTTGGAGAGCTATGGAAGTGA
- the agxta gene encoding alanine--glyoxylate and serine--pyruvate aminotransferase a: MSSFSVPPPKCLQKPLAVPHRYMFGPGPSNVPPRILMAGINPVIGHMHPEIFEIMNDIKSGIQYMFQTQNNMTLAVSGTGHTAMECAIFNTVEPGDSVLSAVNGIWGERAADMAERIGARVNTIVAPPGGFFTNAEIEQALSKYRPAVLFLAHGESSTGVLHPLDGIGQLCHKYGCLLLVDSVASIGGAPLCMDQQGIDILYTGSQKVLNAPPGTAPISFSERACQKVFNRRTKPVSFFLDLSWLANYWGCDGKPSRVYHHTGPVTAFYSLRESLAVLVEEGLENSWERHGKVAEYFHAGLEGMGLKLFVKEKKARLPTVTTIVAPHGYDWKEITTYIMKTHNLEISGGLGPSVGLVLRVGLMGCNSTKASVDMVLEALKDALKHCHKSKV, from the exons ATGTCGTCCTTCTCCGTACCGCCACCAAAATGCCTGCAGAAACCACTGGCCGTTCCACATCGTTACATGTTTGGACCGGGACCTTCCAATGTTCCTCCAAGAATTTTAATGGCTGGGATCAATCCTGTCATTGGACACATGCATCCAGAGATATTTGAG ATAATGAATGACATCAAAAGTGGGATCCAGTACATGTTCCAGACTCAGAACAACATGACTTTGGCTGTGAGCGGCACCGGCCACACCGCCATGGAGTGTGCCATCTTCAACACAGTGGAGCCCGGGGACAGCGTGCTGTCTGCAGTCAACGGCATATGGGGCGAGCGAGCCGCAGACATGGCTGAGAGGATAG GTGCCAGAGTGAACACCATCGTGGCGCCCCCTGGTGGCTTCTTCACTAACGCAGAAATTGAGCAG GCCTTATCGAAATACAGGCCGGCGGTGCTCTTCCTTGCACATGGAGAGTCTTCTACAGGAGTCTTGCATCCTTTAGATGGCATCGGACAGCTGTGCCATAA GTATGGCTGTTTGCTTCTCGTTGACTCGGTGGCATCAATTGGAGGGGCTCCTCTCTGCATGGACCAGCAAG GGATAGACATCCTATACACAGGCTCCCAAAAGGTTTTGAATGCTCCTCCGGGTACAGCACCCATCTCCTTCAGTGAAAGAGCATG CCAGAAAGTATTCAACCGGAGGACAAAGCCCGTGTCCTTCTTCTTGGATTTGAGTTGGCTTGCAAACTACTGGGGATGTGATGGCAAGCCATCAAGAGT ATATCACCACACAGGTCCAGTCACTGCTTTCTACTCTCTGAGGGAGAGTCTGGCTGTCCTTGTTGAAGAG GGTCTGGAGAATTCATGGGAAAGACACGGAAAAGTGGCGGAGTATTTCCATGCTGGCTTAGAAGGCATGGGTCTCAAACTTTTTGTcaaagaaaaa AAAGCAAGACTGCCTACAGTTACCACTATTGTTGCTCCTCATGGATATGACTGGAAAGAGATCACAACCTACATCATGAAAACTCATAATTTAGAGATTTCTGGAGGGCTTGGACCATCTGTTGGCTTG GTGCTGCGTGTGGGACTTATGGGATGTAACAGCACAAAGGCCAGCGTTGACATGGTGCTGGAAGCACTGAAAGATGCTCTGAAACACTGCCATAAAAGCAAAGTGTAA
- the LOC141005332 gene encoding allantoinase, mitochondrial produces the protein MELGSTVTAVRSNRVLVGDEVCPAVVVIKDGKIHQILSHGDFSGACEVLDVGDSVVMPGIVDSHVHVNEPGRTSWEGFWTATRAAAAGGVTTIVDMPLNSIPPTTTLGNFRDKLREATGKCFVDTAFWGGVIPGNQLELQPMIQAGVAGFKCFLIHSGVEEFPHVTDSDLHAAMKQLQGTGSVLLFHAELDVQHTTEEDGDPTQYSTFLQSRPDVMETEAIRTVTELCLQYQVRCHIVHLSSAKPLKLIQEARQAGAPLTVETTHHYLSLCAENIPAGATQFKCCPPIRGSVNREQLWSALKTGQIDMVVSDHSPCTPDLKKLDSGDFTQAWGGISSLQFGLPLFWSSASKRGFQLSDVVRLLSRRTAQLCRLDDRKGSLAPGYDADLVVWDPEREFKIKEASVHHKNKLTPYLGVTLQGVVCATIIGGRLVYREGSFCPEPLGKHLLLPQRKSQAQL, from the exons ATGGAGCTCGGATCAACTGTTACTGCAGTGAGGAGTAACAGGGTGCTGGTTGGCGACGAAGTCTGTCCTGCTGTCGTCGTAATAAAGGATGGGAAGATTCATCAAATACTCTCCCACGGGGACTTCTCAGGGGCCTGTGAG GTGCTGGATGTTGGTGACAGTGTGGTGATGCCAGGCATTGTAGATTCTCATGTACATGTGAACGAACCAGGCCGCACCTCCTGGGAGGGTTTCTGGACCGCCAccagggctgctgcagctggaggggTGACAACGATCGTGGACATGCCACT AAATAGCATCCCTCCAACTACCACCCTTGGCAATTTTCGTGACAAGCTGCGGGAGGCGACAGGGAAGTGTTTTGTGGACACAGCCTTCTGGGGCGGTGTGATTCCTGGCAATCAG CTAGAACTTCAGCCCATGATCCAGGCGGGAGTGGCTGGCTTCAAGTGTTTCCTCATCCATAGCGGGGTGGAGGAGTTCCCCCATGTGACTGACAGTGATCTGCACGCAGCCATGAAGCAGCTTCAAGGCACGGGAAGTGTCCTGCTG TTTCATGCAGAGTTGGATGTTCAGCACACAACAGAAGAGGATGGAG ATCCTACTCAGTACTCCACCTTTCTGCAGTCCAGGCCAGATGTCATGGAGACAGAGGCAATTCGCACTGTCACAGAGCTCTGCCTCCAGTACCA GGTGCGGTGCCATATAGTTCACTTGTCCTCTGCAAAGCCGCTCAAACTGATCCAGGAAGCCCGGCAGGCCGGAGCACCCCTAACAGTGGAGACTACCCACCACTACCTCAGCCTGTGTGCAGAGAACATACCTGCAGGGGCCACACAGTTCAAGTGCTGCCCTCCCATCAGAGGATCTGTTAACCGG GAGCAGTTATGGTCCGCGCTGAAAACTGGGCAGATTGACATGGTGGTGTCTGATCACTCCCCCTGCACCCCTGACCTCAAGAAACTGGATAGTGGAGACTTCACCCAGGCGTGGGGGGGAATTTCTTCTCTACAATTTG GATTGCCCCTGTTCTGGAGTTCAGCCAGTAAGAGAGGCTTTCAGCTGTCTGATGTGGTGAGGCTCCTCAGCCGGAGAACAGCCCAGCTGTGTCGTCTTGACGACCGGAAGGGCAGTCTCGCCCCTGGCTACGATGCCGACCTGGTCGTATGGGACCCAGAGAGAGAATTTAAA ATTAAAGAAGCAAGCGTACATCATAAAAACAAG ctAACTCCATACCTTGGCGTCACACTACAAGGAGTGGTGTGTGCCACCATCATCGGGGGGCGGCTGGTGTACAGAGAAGGCTCCTTCTGCCCCGAGCCTCTGGGGAagcatctcctcctccctcagagGAAATCTCAAGCCCAACTGTga